The Larimichthys crocea isolate SSNF chromosome X, L_crocea_2.0, whole genome shotgun sequence genome segment ACATTTATTGCACATCGTGTTAAGCATTAGGCCACTGAAATAAACTTATTCCTAAAGGCATCTAAAAAGATAGACGCACGgagatgaataaaataaagaagggAAACGGTGATTAACATGGAAGTGGAAAAAGTGTAGTCTGGACACCAGCTATAATAACCATTTCCGATCACATGTGGTCCTAGTCCTAAGACTGAGTCAGGGTGTGAGCAACAATCATGCCCCTGCGGCGTGTCCTGTGGCTGGTCCTCCTGCAGCCTCTCCTCTGGGAATGCTGATAAAAGGCGGGCAGGATGAGCGCTGCGAGGACAGAGAGCGTCCTGTCAGGTCATCCTGAGCACACCACACCAGTTATCagctgtgagtgttttttttatctttgagtTCTGCTATTATTATCTCTGCAGGCTGTCACCTGCACAAGTTGTTTTTCTGGTCAGCcaacattgttttctttctgatggGAGAATACTGACGCTTCAGATCTTGCTTTATATTTGTGGTGTGTCTGCTTGTAGATCTTTTGATCTATGTGCTTCATAAATAGAGTAAGTAGCGATAAAAGGCCATGCTTTGACAGACATGAAattgtgacctctgacccttctcATAgacatggctgctttgattagCTTCTATTAGCACCAGCTGGGACATGTCTGTGTCAGGCGACAGCCAATCACAAGTCATCTTTAGGCATAAAGCAAGAGACTGTGTTGTGGTTTTGTGAGGTAGGCGGGAGAGGAAGCGTAGGCTTGCATGGTGAGTGAGAGCTGTGGCTTGTTTTGTTAAGTTTGTTTCATGTTCCGCTTCCTTTGCTGAGAAGTGTGTCCACTTTCATTATCAGTCAGGGTTAAACGTTGCTGTGTTTAGTTCTGCTAAAGATCTAACTGTTTATTCCTCTCTTTGAAGATGGCACTTGCACTAGTATCCATCGTAATTGCTGCCATCTCTGTGGCCTACTGCTATCCGACTGCCTTTCAAGACCTGGAGGAAGTTAGCAGTAAGTATGACTTCAAATGGGGATTCGTATCTTGTGTAcgactttgtctgtttttgaaatcTTGCCTCTCAGTTTCTCAACTCTTAGGATTTTGTCACCTTACAGAGAACAGAACCTCCATTAAGTTTCTGGCTATAGGAGACTGGGGTGGAGTGCCTTATCCCCCCTATATCACCGCTGTGCAGAAGGCTACAGCTCGAGAAATGAGCAAAGTAGCAGACCAGATGGGAGCTGACTTTGTTCTGGCCCTTGGTGATAACTTCTACTACAAaggtgtggacagtgtggattCTCCTCGGTTTCAGGTCAGTTGAGTAAACTTGATGTGATCTGAAGTGACAATTTGAAACAAACCTGATGTTGAAGCAGCACTATGGAGGTTTAAAAACACCCTGGTTTATCTTCTATCAGGATACTTTTGAGTCTGTGTACACTGCAAAGTCTCTCAGAGTCCCCTGGTACGTGCTTGCTGGCAATCATGACCATGCGGGGAATGTCAAAGCTCAGATCGAGTACAGCCAAAAATCTAACAGATGGTAAGGCAAAACTTAAATCTACTCTCCTAAAACAGTTTCTAAACTTTCATGCATGCATAATGAAAATATTGGTCACAACTTTTCTTGTCTCGTTTCTAGGAAGTTCCCCTCTTACTATTACGAGCTGAACTTCCACATCCCCAACACTGGGAAGACGTTGACCATCATCATGCTCGACACCATAATGCTTTGTGGCAACTCTGATGACTACATGGATGAGAAGCCCAGAGGCCCCCTGCGTGCGGTGGATGCAAACCGTCAGCTGGCCTGGCTGCAGGAGAGACTGGCTCGGTCCACGGCAGACTTCCTGCTGGTGGCCGGCCACTACCCTGTGTGGTCCGTGTCCGAACACGGCCCCACAGAGTGCCTTCTGCAAAGGCTTCATCCCCTGCTTAATAAATACAAGGCCACTGCTTACCTCTGCGGCCATGACCACAATTTGCAGGTTggttaatttaaaaatacaaataactTTGTGTATAAATCTGTACGTTACTTTACCTTCACCCTCATCTCGGTCCTTCTACAGTACATTGAAGAGTCTGGCGTGGGTTACGTGGTGAGCGGTGCCGGAAACTTTCTGGATCCTGATGTCCGTCACTGGAACCATGTTCCCAAAGGTTCTGTGAAGTTCTTCACCGGCCAAGCTTCAACGCTGGGAGGCTTCGTCCATGCGGAAGTCACAAAGAACAAGATGATCGTGACCTTCTACCAGGCTAAAGGCACTTCTCTCTATCGCACTGTCCTCTCCCAAAGGAACTTTGAGTAGGCTGAGCACAGGAGAACAGTTTGCGTTCATATTTTGCACTGTAGTTTGAGAGCAAAGTAAAGGCTGTTTAATcctgtgtttttaaactttggCATTAATATTTCAAGCATtgtatctttttaaaaagaatctagttttacatgtaaaatcattgtatgattaaaaataaattgtttgtaaatgtgtcttGTCACCTTGATTACACACTTGTGGCACTGAAGTTTGTACCAGACTATTAGAAAATGACTTCACATCTCAGAAAATGCAGCTTAACAATAGCTCTACATGGTTGACTGAGGAAGCTGAAATTAGGAAGTTCGGCATGAGACTGGGATGAATTCGGGACATAATGCAAAAACAGTTCTGATCAATGTACACATTGTCAGGGGTGTGTGGCACAAACATAGATGGTATAAGTAAGGCTAGGTCTTTGAAGCTGAAATGTAATGCcattgccatcttggcagtcctgcctcttccttgATCCTCTAAACACTTTTACATAAACAACCCTACATGGTCACATGACAAGTCTCGGCCTCTTATCAGTGTTGTAAATATGACTGGACAGACACAGTAGCtcctttttgttctgttcttgGTCAGTCAGGTGACAGTTTTATAAATAAGCATATACCATAAACTTATGCACATCTAAACCATTAAAATTCTTAAAGCCTGTATATCCTTCCCCCAAGCATGcctgcaaatgtttgttttgtacagtGGCATCTGTCAGAAGGCAATTACCCACTAGGTGAGTAGACAAAAGTTTAAATCATgcatgatgatgaaatgtttgaGTTACAGTTCAAGTCTGTCTTACTATTTGCCTAGGATTAGTTAAATGTATGAAATGCTGAGCCCAGTGACCGCTGTTTGTTGCTTTAGTTCAGCCTATTTTGTGGCTTTGCTTAATTTTTAGAAATGAGGAAAAACCATGATGAAAGCGGAGAGAAGCATAGTGAGAACCGTGATTTAGAATTCACTGCACT includes the following:
- the acp5a gene encoding tartrate-resistant acid phosphatase type 5a; amino-acid sequence: MMALALVSIVIAAISVAYCYPTAFQDLEEVSKNRTSIKFLAIGDWGGVPYPPYITAVQKATAREMSKVADQMGADFVLALGDNFYYKGVDSVDSPRFQDTFESVYTAKSLRVPWYVLAGNHDHAGNVKAQIEYSQKSNRWKFPSYYYELNFHIPNTGKTLTIIMLDTIMLCGNSDDYMDEKPRGPLRAVDANRQLAWLQERLARSTADFLLVAGHYPVWSVSEHGPTECLLQRLHPLLNKYKATAYLCGHDHNLQYIEESGVGYVVSGAGNFLDPDVRHWNHVPKGSVKFFTGQASTLGGFVHAEVTKNKMIVTFYQAKGTSLYRTVLSQRNFE